ACTGCTGTAGAAGCTTAAGTCGCTGAGTATGAATTACCTGCTGTTCTGATTTATCATAGAGAAGTTCTATCTATCCATGAACTATGCTTTTGACAAAATATTAttgattaatttaatataagaATTAGCTTTGCTTTGCACCGGATTTAAGAATAACGAGAACCAATTTTATTCCTCAAACGAAATAGACAGCAAACTATTTAGGTTGTAACTTCCTAACGAAGCATGAAGTGTCAACATGAAGTGTAACTTAGTTTTGCTTGCTGGTTCTGCTCTCAAAAATGTAAATCTTGAATTTCAGATAAAGTCTTTCATTAGTTGGTCTCTTATTTACCATTTGTGCAAAACGAAGGGAAAATACACAGATATCCAGTGAGCAGACATCAGAGATCCAGAGGATGCCTAATATGCCATTCACCTCCTTTCCTTGCTCTGAAACCCCTTTATCAGTTGTCGAATGGAAAAACTAGGAACAGTTTAAACATTAAAGGTTCGTTGGCAGTGAAAAAGGCAGGAGTTGTGAATTTCTTGATATGGCCCAAAGTTCAGGACTTTAGAACAGTACTAGTTGCAACAATTAACATATCCGATTTGGAAATTATGGATTTTGTGACCATCTTGTAGATTGACAGATTGGTAAGGAAACTAATCTAAACAAGGACACCCAGATGATTTTGATGCCAGAGTGAAAAATTCCATTTCCAGGGAAAATATTAGAAATATTAGCCGAAATGTAGTGGAAGACTTCCCACTTATCAAATAAATGAcactaaaatttaaattaaagtacATGTACTAAGTAAGAAAGGAAATTCCCAGCTCAAGTTTGCATATCCCCAAATACAGTAATTAATTAGTTGAAGATATGCTCCCAAAATGAAACATCATCTTCACGATATTTAATCTGTGACTCGTTGCCCTGATGGATCTTAATTTCCGGCTCCTGCCGCTCCATCCACCGACTGGCTTTCGGGGTCGAAATGACCCACATTAGGAATGTGTAATTAAGAGCATCGCTGGCCAGCAAAATTCCCCCGCCCCCTGTATGCTAATGACCAAACGgaattgttgctgttgtgctggcgttgttgttgtggctccttgatgttgctgctccttgttgttgttgctggcggGAATTCCTGACagcgataaaaatgtttcgcTTCGGCCgcccactgccacgccccctccccCCGGTGGCATGTTTAGTCAGCGGCTTATGCGACGTATGCGTAATGTTAAGGCTATGGCCAGTGGGAAAAAGGGGTGGGCGATGGGGGGGTGGTGCGATTTAGCATGTACATACACAtgtacacacgcacacacgatTGTCCCAAAGTCAAGGGGTCTCTCGTCTGCATGAATTGATTGACACGGGAATCGGTGGCATCGGTGGCATCAACGGCAACAAAATGTGTCTGCCAAACAACTTTATTTGTGAGAAATGGCATTCATGAAATATTCATGCAGGCAAAAAAAACCCGGCTCACTGCGATGCCAATGCTGTCAGCCTGGAGGAGTTGCTCCCGCTCAGAATTTCAGTATATCCAGGCCAGAACCTGGAGCTGACATCGAGGGGCATCAGGATTTATTGGGCTGCCAGGCGGAGTGGATGAAAATTGAAGAGTGCAGTGCAGTCGGCAATTGTTGCAATTCGATGACGGAATTGTTCAGAACGGCGGCCGAGTAGCGCGTAATCCATAAATCAGGGGAAATCAAGTATTCTAGgaatttcaaaaaattgtaattttaagCTCATGTTATCCATAATGCATAGGATTATAGAATAAAGAATAATTTACATTCATCgaatgttttcattttaaaagCAATGGTTTCCTTTCTAAAAACATGTTATTCacttttattaaataaaaccCGTCGAAAGTGAtttcaaatgcattttttttacAAAGGGCCCTTTAGCACAGAAAATAATCTGTTCTTACACTTCTTCCTCGTTTTTTaccatttctttttttttcatttgaGTTTTTTTATCCAGCTTCAAAACCAATTCAATCTCATCTGGCCTCTTTGCTGCACGACTAGCTCCTGGATTCGGACAAATCGTTTATTTGGTTAGCTTAAGAGTGACCCACATTTGACACAACTCAAGTTTCCCCCGCCGCTGGAATACACGGCGCATAGGTACACCCATGTTTGTCCAAGTTGATAGTCCCAGCCACCAGATCTCGGCTCACAGCTCACCTCACGACCTTGTTGGTTAGCATTGGGAAAAAGCAGCAGCTGAATCCAGAAGAAAATCACACGCAGAAAAACTACATATTTATAATTCCTTTGTAAAgagtaaaaaattaaattaaatccaTCTAATTCCTAGCATCATTTGGTAAACTAAAAAGCGAATGAACACGCGTAACTTTAAGTCGACGTAACTTTACTATAAAGTTGAAAACTAGTTGTAGAGCGCTGAAAAATCTTGAAAATTATTTCGAAAATGTGTGGTGCAAGTTCGAGAACCCATAACTAAGGATTTCGTGGTTTATGGTTCCAGTTGCAGCACTTTGACTTTGTTTTTCTGTGTGCAGAGGCAGGAGGCAAACTTTTAAGCGTCCAAGCCGATGGCATTGGGAAAACAGCATCGATGTCGCCCGGCACCACACAAACTATAAATTGGCTTAAGCCCCGGACCAGCTCTGTCGACCAGTTTGGAGTGTGTTCCCATTTTCGAGCTCGAGTCCCCCCCCGAAGTGGGTTCCATATTCGGTGGAATCCGGAGGAGAAGGTGGATGGGGAGGGAAAGAAGGTGGCTACAACGTTTGACACTTTTGAACTTTGATGTACGGCACTCAATCTctgacttgggatgccggctCAAAAGTTTCTTTGTGGCCTGTCATGTCTCCCATTTGATTTGCAATGATTTTTGCTAATTTTCCATGGCATTCGCTTTGACAAGTTTTCAGCTTTTATCTGGCCAAGATTCCCACGACATCCGCAGCGAGTTCGGggcatcatcatcgtcatcggcATTGGAAAAAAATTTTACCCAATCTCGAGGGCGAAcctgtttttcattttcccccCCAACTTGTGGCTTCAAAGATTGCATTTTGGTGGTTTTTTATAAGTGCCAGGCCGAGccccattattattattgtgatTAGgatgaaattagttttttgtCACGCCAATTTTATCGCCGAATCATCTGCCGAAAAGTGAAAACTTTAACGACCAGTGAAAATCTATGGCATTACTTTGCACATTGCTGATTTCGTtcttcataaaaaattaaggaggagaaaagtgaaaaatgGTTCGATTTCCATCAATTTGGCTTCGATTAAAGCATTAATCAAAACTCTGCTCGAACGGAAAGTCAAAATGAAAATTCGCattcatcatcgtcatcattaGGGGCGCCAACTTGACTTCCCTCGGCATTCGTTCgccaattaaaaattcattcgcggaatttccatttttatttcccAATCCTTAACAACCACCACTAACCCCTTTTCGTTTGATattcgttttaaattaatattaattgcGATTCTGATTCGGATTCCGTTTGCTTTGGCACGCCATTGTGGTGGCTTTAACCCTTTGCTGACTGGCCTCCTTCATTATGCTTTCTGCTCCACACAAAAGTGGCATCGAAATGGCTGAAACCCGCACGTTAGGGTTAAGAACTTCTTCAACTTGGAATCCTGTGCTTTTCATTCAATTAAGTGCAGCAAAAGCACGCTGAAATGGTTTCTTCTTGTTCCGGCCTAGCAAATCACTgaaagaaaatggaaaaatggtTTAGTAGTGTTTAAGGATTCATTGCAATAACACTATAAAGGCTTTTATCGTAAAAATGCAAGGTAATGGCCTATTCCATTAGTCTTCATTAGCAAATAAAGTGCTAGAATTGTATTCCCCTGAGAGCTCATATAGATATTCCCTTTTTTCCAAGTGAACATAATGCGGATTGTGCCTTGTGTATGCCGCCTTATTATTTAAAGCCACCGGTCTAGAGTATCCTGGAAACCCAACAAGGagcagagcaacaacaacaactacccTCCCTTCCATTAAATAATGAGAATTGAATTATATGCTTAATAAAGCTTTCCATAGAAAGTTGCTCCAGATCTCGGAGGAAACTGGAGCTAAATGAGACGAGACTTGCTCGATTTGCATTTCAGCCGCCTACTAATTTGGCCAACATAACATTTCTGATTTATGGCTGTGTATATACGTAGCTATATATGTGTATTGTGTGCACTTGGCTTAAAGCAGCAATTAGCATTTTGTTAATTGAAGAAAATGTGGGAGGCTTGTGCACAAATTCATGTTGCCAAAGCAGCGTTCATTTAAGTTATcgaatttcaaataaatatgtcTGAAAACTGTTAACTTAATTTTTCGTTTAATATAGATTTCTTTAACTTTTTAATGTGGTTGGATCTGAGCTAACAACATTGCCATTAAAGACAGTATAACAAAAAAGAAGGCAATTGAAATTTATCCGTAAGCAATATTTATTAGCATTGGAAGCTATTAGTTTAAGTAATGGAAAAGCCTGCGGTGTCTCAATTAGAGTAAGTCGCTTTTCTTCATTACAATTGAATAAGTTCAATTTACGTTCATTAATTGCTGTATCCACAtacttgtttatttttgaGCAATAAAATTAATTCGTATATCTTTACTTGAAcgttaaacaataaaatttatttatgtttattatggTTTTTATTTCAAGTTAAAAAGGTACGAAAATACAAACTTTAAACACAGTAGAAACTGGGTTAATCAGTATCGGATTTGGACTTGGATCACTTTAGATTGCATCTACTGCTGGCTTGGGATCAGCATCCTCCAAAGGACTCTCCGGCGGCACTTCGTTCGGCTGTTCCACGCTTTTCATCTCACCCGATTTGTTTTCATCCAAACCATCTATGGTTGGGGGGTGATTTTCATTTACATTATTATTTGCCGGGTCGTCCCAATGCGCTGTTACGTATTTCTCAGCTAACTCGTTATTTTCAACGGATAGGGAATCATCTTCCTTGTCGCAAATCTTTATTCTTCTGCATCCTCCATTGTTCCTCACGATTGAGCCTTCGATGCATCCGCATCCTTTCTCGCAGTAATGAATGCAGTCGACTGGGTTATCCTTGCATCCTTTGTTACAATATGAATAACAATCCGGGAAAGTGTTCTCGCCACACCTCCTGTGAGCGATTTTATGCTCATAGGCACCAATTTCCAGGACAATCTGGCCGACGAGAACCagcaaaataatttgtttcATTTCAAGAGCCAAACAGAACATAAATGATAAGATCTGAGTGATACGAATTACTTAATCGAATAATAAGTGGAACTAACTGATTACAAGCCCATTTACTTAACAATATGTCT
This genomic interval from Drosophila mauritiana strain mau12 chromosome 2R, ASM438214v1, whole genome shotgun sequence contains the following:
- the LOC117137091 gene encoding uncharacterized protein LOC117137091, with amino-acid sequence MKQIILLVLVGQIVLEIGAYEHKIAHRRCGENTFPDCYSYCNKGCKDNPVDCIHYCEKGCGCIEGSIVRNNGGCRRIKICDKEDDSLSVENNELAEKYVTAHWDDPANNNVNENHPPTIDGLDENKSGEMKSVEQPNEVPPESPLEDADPKPAVDAI